The following are encoded together in the Longimicrobiaceae bacterium genome:
- a CDS encoding NAD-dependent epimerase/dehydratase family protein — protein MTPPAEGEPARKRHAGPPRPVRPLRLLLLGGTGFLGRHLAEAALARGHDVTLFNRGRSGPGLFPGATHVRGDREKDLAGLEGGKWDAAIDTSGYLPEVVRRSADLLSGAVDLYVFLSSISAYGDLRRPGVDESAALATLPPGAEHKLTDATFGPLKALCEAQVQEAMPGRTLVVRPGLIVGPYDATDRFGYWVRRVAQGGTVLAPGRPERPVQFVDARDLAEWTLRMVEEGRTGAFNAVGPKRPLAMEWLLETCRVESGSSARFVWASEEFLLGWGIRPWTELPLWVPEAAGEQQGFLAVNSDKAMAAGLTFRPIMDTVRDVRLWEADRARSDVLSPALTADREEELLEAWAVRG, from the coding sequence GTGACCCCGCCCGCGGAGGGCGAGCCCGCGCGGAAGCGCCACGCGGGCCCGCCCCGGCCCGTGCGCCCTCTGCGCCTGCTCCTGCTGGGCGGCACCGGCTTCCTGGGCCGCCACCTGGCCGAGGCGGCGCTGGCGCGCGGCCATGACGTCACGCTCTTCAACCGCGGACGCAGCGGCCCCGGCCTCTTCCCGGGCGCCACGCACGTACGCGGCGACCGCGAGAAGGACCTTGCCGGGCTGGAGGGCGGGAAGTGGGACGCGGCCATCGATACCTCCGGCTATCTGCCGGAGGTCGTCCGCCGCTCGGCGGACCTGCTGTCGGGCGCGGTGGACCTCTACGTCTTCCTCTCGTCCATCTCCGCGTACGGCGACCTGAGGCGGCCGGGCGTGGACGAGTCGGCCGCTCTCGCCACGCTCCCGCCCGGCGCGGAGCACAAGCTGACCGACGCCACGTTCGGCCCGCTCAAGGCGCTGTGCGAGGCCCAGGTGCAGGAGGCGATGCCGGGCCGCACGCTCGTCGTTCGCCCCGGCCTCATCGTGGGCCCGTACGACGCGACCGACCGCTTCGGCTACTGGGTGCGGAGGGTGGCGCAGGGCGGCACGGTGCTGGCGCCCGGCCGGCCGGAGCGCCCGGTGCAGTTCGTGGACGCCCGCGACCTGGCGGAGTGGACGCTGCGCATGGTGGAGGAGGGCCGCACCGGCGCCTTCAACGCCGTGGGCCCCAAGCGCCCGCTGGCCATGGAGTGGCTTCTGGAGACGTGCCGCGTGGAGTCCGGCAGCAGCGCGCGCTTCGTGTGGGCCAGCGAGGAGTTCCTCCTGGGCTGGGGCATCCGCCCGTGGACCGAGCTGCCGCTGTGGGTGCCCGAGGCGGCGGGCGAGCAGCAGGGTTTCCTGGCCGTGAACAGCGACAAGGCCATGGCCGCCGGACTCACGTTCCGCCCCATCATGGACACCGTTCGCGACGTCCGCCTCTGGGAAGCCGACCGCGCCCGCAGCGACGTCCTCTCCCCCGCCCTCACCGCCGACCGCGAGGAAGAGCTGCTGGAGGCGTGGGCGGTGCGGGGGTGA
- the mpl gene encoding UDP-N-acetylmuramate:L-alanyl-gamma-D-glutamyl-meso-diaminopimelate ligase, whose product MPARTPPAPRRFHLIGIAGTAMGSLAGLLRAAGHTVTGSDENVYPPMSTQLQELGIRYAEGFSPANLHPRPDVVVVGNAISRGNPELEAVLDDRLPYTSAAAVIKEELIRGKHSLAVAGTHGKTTTTSILAWVLECAGLKPSFLIGGVAENFGTSFRLTGSDYFVIEADEYDTAYFDKGPKMWHYLPDTAIVNNIEFDHADIYRDEEAYRFAFARFINLIPRRGTLVAGWDSPIVRELAPKSFAPVESFGYGEGSGDAEHPRWTARNVEFGPEGTRFTVFHDGAEWGKVETPMAGAINVRNTLAVIAAAEAVGAPRDGVLEGLRTFRSVRRRMEVKGEEGGVVVIDDFAHHPTAVRETIDAMRQRYVGRPIVAIFEPRSYTAQRREFQEPYVQAFAGADRIVLAGLFHPERYTAETAIHPLEMVDAWRAQGKPADHIAGADEIVADLVPRLKGNEVVLVMSNGGFGGIHGKLLDALKSRGA is encoded by the coding sequence ATGCCAGCACGTACCCCGCCCGCGCCGCGCCGCTTCCACCTGATCGGCATCGCCGGCACCGCCATGGGCTCGCTCGCGGGCCTGCTGCGCGCCGCCGGCCACACCGTGACCGGCTCGGACGAGAACGTGTACCCGCCCATGTCCACCCAGCTGCAGGAGCTGGGCATCCGCTACGCCGAGGGCTTCTCGCCCGCCAACCTGCACCCGCGGCCGGACGTGGTGGTGGTGGGCAACGCCATCTCGCGCGGCAACCCGGAGCTGGAGGCGGTGCTGGACGACCGCCTCCCGTACACCTCTGCGGCGGCGGTGATCAAGGAGGAGCTGATCCGCGGCAAGCACTCGCTGGCGGTGGCGGGCACGCACGGGAAGACGACCACCACCTCCATCCTGGCGTGGGTGCTGGAGTGCGCGGGGCTGAAACCGTCGTTCCTCATCGGCGGGGTGGCCGAGAACTTCGGCACGTCGTTCCGCCTCACCGGCTCGGACTACTTCGTGATCGAGGCCGACGAGTACGACACGGCGTACTTCGACAAGGGCCCGAAGATGTGGCACTACCTGCCCGACACGGCCATCGTCAACAACATCGAGTTCGACCACGCCGACATCTACCGCGACGAGGAGGCGTACCGCTTCGCCTTCGCGCGCTTCATCAACCTCATCCCCCGCCGCGGCACGCTGGTGGCCGGCTGGGACTCGCCCATCGTGCGCGAGCTGGCGCCCAAGTCGTTCGCGCCCGTGGAGTCGTTCGGCTACGGCGAGGGCTCGGGAGATGCGGAGCATCCGCGCTGGACGGCGCGGAACGTGGAGTTCGGGCCCGAGGGCACGCGCTTCACCGTGTTCCACGACGGCGCGGAGTGGGGCAAGGTGGAGACGCCCATGGCGGGCGCCATCAACGTCCGCAACACGCTGGCCGTGATCGCCGCGGCCGAGGCGGTGGGCGCCCCGCGCGACGGCGTGCTCGAAGGCCTGCGCACCTTCCGCAGCGTGCGCCGGCGCATGGAGGTGAAGGGCGAGGAGGGCGGCGTGGTGGTGATCGACGACTTCGCGCACCACCCCACGGCCGTGCGCGAGACCATCGACGCGATGCGCCAGCGGTACGTGGGCCGGCCCATCGTGGCCATCTTCGAGCCGCGCAGCTATACGGCGCAGCGGCGCGAGTTCCAGGAGCCGTACGTGCAGGCGTTCGCGGGCGCGGACCGCATCGTCCTGGCGGGCCTCTTCCACCCCGAGCGCTACACGGCCGAGACCGCCATCCACCCGCTGGAGATGGTGGATGCGTGGCGCGCGCAGGGCAAGCCGGCCGACCACATCGCCGGCGCCGACGAGATCGTGGCGGACCTGGTGCCGCGGCTCAAGGGCAACGAGGTGGTTCTGGTGATGTCGAACGGCGGCTTCGGAGGCATCCACGGCAAGCTGCTGGACGCGCTGAAGTCGCGCGGCGCTTGA
- a CDS encoding FKBP-type peptidyl-prolyl cis-trans isomerase — MRRAISLAVLALSLAAAAACTTDSGGVTDPGPPPVLVGDTVFLANGLKYIDAQVGAGAVVQTGQLAQVHYTGWLLNGTFFDTSLNGSPLTFRVGAAQVIAGWDQGIPGMRVGGRRRLIIPPALGYGSAGNGPIPPNSTLIFDVELRAIGS; from the coding sequence TTGAGAAGAGCGATCTCCCTGGCCGTGCTGGCCCTGTCCCTGGCTGCCGCGGCCGCATGCACCACCGATTCCGGCGGCGTCACCGACCCGGGACCGCCGCCGGTGCTGGTGGGCGACACCGTGTTCCTGGCCAACGGCCTCAAGTACATCGACGCGCAAGTGGGCGCCGGCGCGGTGGTGCAGACCGGCCAGCTGGCCCAGGTGCACTACACCGGGTGGCTGCTGAACGGCACCTTCTTCGACACGTCGCTCAACGGCAGCCCGCTCACCTTCCGCGTGGGCGCGGCGCAGGTCATCGCCGGGTGGGACCAGGGCATCCCCGGCATGCGCGTGGGCGGGCGGCGCCGCCTGATCATCCCGCCGGCGCTGGGCTACGGCTCCGCGGGCAACGGCCCCATCCCGCCGAACTCCACGCTGATCTTCGACGTGGAGCTGCGCGCCATCGGCAGCTGA
- a CDS encoding FKBP-type peptidyl-prolyl cis-trans isomerase has protein sequence MKKLILTVLMLAPLGACSLDYTPPICRTKAPEVASMAGDTVLTTSGLRYIELAPGTGKVAPACSKVSIAYDAFAPSGVRFDSATVAAPSNFTAGGMQIPVLGLDIGVIGMRTGGQRRLIIPPVLAFRGVDAVDATGHVVVPGNATLIVDVRLLTVDGTP, from the coding sequence ATGAAGAAGCTCATCCTCACCGTCCTGATGCTGGCGCCGCTGGGCGCGTGCAGTCTCGACTACACGCCCCCCATCTGCCGCACCAAGGCGCCCGAGGTGGCGTCGATGGCGGGCGACACGGTGCTCACCACCAGCGGCCTGCGCTACATCGAGCTCGCGCCGGGCACGGGCAAGGTGGCGCCCGCGTGCAGCAAGGTCTCCATCGCGTACGACGCATTCGCGCCCAGCGGGGTCCGGTTCGACTCGGCCACCGTGGCGGCGCCCAGCAACTTCACCGCGGGCGGCATGCAGATCCCGGTGCTGGGGCTGGACATCGGGGTCATCGGCATGCGCACGGGCGGGCAGCGCCGGCTCATCATCCCGCCGGTGCTGGCCTTCCGCGGCGTGGACGCGGTGGACGCCACCGGCCACGTGGTGGTGCCCGGCAACGCCACCCTGATCGTGGACGTGCGCCTGCTCACGGTGGACGGCACGCCGTAG
- the arfB gene encoding alternative ribosome rescue aminoacyl-tRNA hydrolase ArfB: MRGRIRTFIHTETRRAPLEPDNPTLLAVNDSLWIPRAELDYRATRSGGPGGQHVNTSSTRVELTWDVAASAALDEAQRALLLQKLANRMDAEGVLRLAASEHRSQHQNKEAVTERLAELVRQALHVPKPRRKTRPTRASREERLRSKKMQSEKKRTRGRISGDE; the protein is encoded by the coding sequence GTGCGCGGGCGCATTCGCACCTTCATCCACACGGAAACACGGCGGGCTCCCCTGGAACCGGACAACCCCACGCTGCTGGCGGTCAACGACTCGCTCTGGATCCCCCGCGCGGAGCTGGACTACCGCGCCACGCGCTCCGGCGGCCCGGGCGGGCAGCACGTGAACACGTCGTCCACGCGCGTGGAGCTGACGTGGGACGTGGCGGCCAGCGCCGCGCTGGACGAGGCCCAGCGCGCGCTGCTGCTGCAGAAGCTGGCCAACCGCATGGACGCGGAGGGCGTGCTTCGCCTTGCGGCGAGCGAGCACCGCAGCCAGCACCAGAACAAGGAGGCGGTGACCGAGCGCCTGGCCGAGCTGGTGCGGCAGGCGCTGCACGTGCCCAAGCCGCGCCGCAAGACCCGCCCCACCCGCGCCTCGCGCGAGGAGCGGCTGCGCTCCAAGAAGATGCAGTCCGAGAAGAAGCGGACCCGCGGCCGCATCTCGGGCGACGAGTAG
- a CDS encoding GlsB/YeaQ/YmgE family stress response membrane protein yields the protein MHFLWWLIIGLIAGAIAKAIMPGKDPGGIVVTMLLGIAGSFVGGFLANMLGHGTNDGDNTAGLIGSIIGALILLFIYRMIVGRRRTA from the coding sequence ATGCATTTCCTCTGGTGGCTCATCATCGGCCTGATCGCGGGCGCCATCGCCAAGGCGATCATGCCCGGCAAGGACCCGGGCGGCATCGTCGTCACCATGCTGCTGGGCATCGCGGGCTCGTTCGTGGGCGGCTTCCTGGCGAACATGCTGGGGCACGGCACCAACGATGGCGACAACACGGCGGGGCTTATCGGCTCCATCATCGGGGCGCTGATCCTGCTCTTCATCTACCGCATGATCGTGGGCCGCCGCCGCACGGCCTGA
- a CDS encoding ferritin-like domain-containing protein, whose amino-acid sequence MPTTEMKDLLKHELGDILYAERQFLRGTKKMAKEVQDPTMKARLEEHVQETESQIERVQQAFESIGEKAKAEKCEAAIGLIEEHDSFKTEEKPSKPILEAFDLGSGLRVEHYEIAAYRTAIAIATAMGYRDCVALLQESLLEEEAMAKFIEKNAVKSVRALIKTVEAEQQQ is encoded by the coding sequence ATGCCTACGACCGAGATGAAGGACCTCCTGAAGCACGAGCTGGGCGACATCCTCTATGCCGAGCGCCAGTTCCTGCGCGGCACCAAGAAGATGGCGAAGGAGGTGCAGGACCCGACGATGAAGGCCCGCCTGGAAGAGCACGTCCAGGAGACGGAGAGCCAGATCGAGCGCGTGCAGCAGGCGTTCGAGTCGATCGGCGAGAAGGCCAAGGCCGAGAAGTGCGAAGCCGCGATCGGGCTGATCGAGGAGCACGACTCGTTCAAGACCGAGGAGAAGCCGTCCAAGCCGATCCTCGAGGCCTTCGACCTGGGCTCGGGCCTGCGCGTGGAGCACTACGAGATCGCGGCGTACCGCACGGCCATCGCCATCGCGACGGCCATGGGCTACCGGGACTGCGTGGCCCTGCTCCAGGAGAGCCTGCTGGAAGAGGAAGCGATGGCCAAGTTCATCGAGAAGAACGCGGTGAAGTCGGTGCGCGCCCTCATCAAGACCGTCGAGGCGGAGCAGCAGCAGTAA
- a CDS encoding Abi-alpha family protein: MDELITAVSKVAGPNIVEKVYDDVLAPSLRQVGALSEDIVKALRLFTAPIQLVATYQDRLRVFLETTMAKVPEERQQAAPSFIAGPILEKIKYLDSNQHLWDLFSNLLARAIDRQRVGEAHPAFVHIISELSPDEALIVNYLAESALTVSRFASKRHRRQYGGFYEHRIVGLEQRLPLTHPDFLGAYLEHLLSLGLLGWRSRIPSRSRVVPTELDISTTKSIYLTKLGVLFVRACCKPPKA; the protein is encoded by the coding sequence ATGGATGAGCTAATTACGGCCGTCAGCAAAGTGGCCGGCCCTAACATCGTCGAAAAAGTATATGATGATGTCCTTGCACCCTCCTTGCGCCAAGTAGGTGCACTGTCTGAAGACATTGTAAAAGCTCTTCGTTTATTCACAGCGCCGATACAACTAGTTGCAACTTACCAAGATCGATTGCGCGTGTTCTTGGAAACAACTATGGCAAAAGTACCGGAAGAGCGGCAACAGGCAGCACCGAGTTTTATCGCTGGCCCAATACTTGAGAAAATAAAATACCTGGACAGCAACCAACACCTTTGGGATCTGTTCAGTAACTTGTTGGCCCGAGCTATTGATCGTCAGAGAGTCGGCGAAGCACATCCAGCTTTCGTCCATATCATCAGTGAACTCTCTCCTGATGAAGCCCTTATTGTGAATTACCTCGCCGAGTCCGCGCTTACAGTGAGCAGATTCGCGAGCAAACGCCACAGGCGGCAATATGGCGGATTTTACGAGCACAGAATAGTGGGACTTGAGCAACGCCTGCCGCTAACGCATCCCGACTTCCTCGGGGCATATCTAGAGCACTTGCTTTCCCTTGGCTTACTCGGCTGGCGCTCACGCATACCGAGTCGATCACGAGTTGTACCCACCGAACTCGATATCAGCACTACAAAATCCATTTATTTGACCAAACTAGGGGTCCTCTTCGTTCGAGCTTGCTGTAAGCCCCCCAAGGCGTAG
- the zapE gene encoding cell division protein ZapE, with product MPSLQPLLASLPARPDARELVAGFVPPPRFAAKSFGQYRPDPRHPSQAAAVARLERLAAEMHAEARGGLGRRLMQAFSGPRRGSGTYLDGGFGVGKTHLLASLWNATPGPKAYLSFDELVYAIGLLGVEEMRGAFRGMRLVAVDEWELDDPGNLKLALAFLRGALEDGVRMATTSNTIPDELGRGRFDQKSFTAEIEELSAAFETLGIEGEDFRHRRFEADPGRAYFVDDAALAALRAAAGERTLYAGFREMVAGLGDVHPTRFAALVERIDMLLVEGIEPLANVYDALRWVHFVDKLYDGAVPLAATSSTTLGALFPRDYLVGPYGKKFSRCLSRMEELLRERTASRDDTGTTR from the coding sequence GTGCCGTCGCTCCAGCCCCTGCTCGCCTCGCTGCCCGCGCGCCCAGACGCACGCGAGCTGGTGGCCGGCTTCGTTCCCCCGCCGCGCTTCGCCGCCAAGAGCTTCGGCCAGTACCGCCCGGACCCCCGCCATCCCTCGCAGGCCGCCGCCGTGGCGCGCCTGGAGCGCCTCGCCGCGGAGATGCACGCCGAGGCGCGCGGAGGGCTAGGCCGCCGGCTGATGCAGGCGTTCTCGGGCCCGCGGCGGGGGAGCGGGACCTACCTGGACGGCGGCTTCGGCGTGGGGAAGACGCACCTGCTGGCCTCGCTGTGGAACGCTACGCCCGGCCCCAAGGCGTACCTCAGCTTCGACGAGCTGGTGTACGCCATCGGCCTGCTTGGGGTGGAGGAGATGCGCGGCGCCTTCCGCGGCATGCGTCTGGTGGCGGTGGACGAGTGGGAGCTGGACGACCCCGGCAACCTCAAGCTGGCGCTCGCCTTCCTGCGCGGCGCGCTGGAAGACGGCGTGCGCATGGCTACCACCTCCAACACCATCCCCGACGAGCTGGGCCGCGGCCGCTTCGACCAGAAGAGCTTCACCGCCGAGATCGAGGAGCTGTCCGCCGCCTTCGAGACGCTGGGCATCGAGGGCGAGGACTTCCGCCACCGGCGCTTCGAGGCCGACCCCGGCCGCGCCTACTTCGTGGACGACGCCGCCCTCGCCGCGCTCCGGGCCGCCGCGGGCGAGCGGACGCTGTACGCCGGCTTCCGCGAGATGGTGGCGGGCCTCGGCGACGTGCACCCCACGCGCTTCGCCGCCCTCGTGGAGCGCATCGACATGCTGCTGGTGGAGGGCATTGAGCCGCTCGCCAACGTGTACGATGCCCTGCGCTGGGTGCACTTCGTCGACAAGCTGTACGACGGCGCAGTTCCCCTCGCCGCGACCTCGTCCACCACGCTCGGCGCCCTCTTCCCCCGCGATTATCTAGTGGGCCCATACGGCAAGAAGTTCTCGCGCTGCCTCTCTCGCATGGAAGAGCTCCTCCGCGAACGGACGGCATCCCGCGACGACACCGGTACGACGAGATGA
- a CDS encoding type II toxin-antitoxin system HicB family antitoxin, producing the protein MMEYRGYSARVEFDPDAQILHGELAGIADVITFQAESAAALEREFELAVDDYLEFCAERGRDSQKPDAAQAPDRD; encoded by the coding sequence ATGATGGAATACAGAGGCTACTCGGCCCGCGTGGAGTTCGATCCGGATGCGCAAATCCTGCACGGCGAACTCGCCGGCATCGCCGACGTCATCACGTTTCAGGCGGAATCCGCCGCGGCTCTTGAGCGCGAATTCGAGCTCGCGGTAGATGACTACCTGGAGTTCTGTGCGGAGCGAGGACGCGATTCGCAGAAGCCGGACGCCGCACAAGCTCCCGATCGCGACTGA
- a CDS encoding GNAT family N-acetyltransferase, which translates to MPEPVIRPAAEADAETFLALVDALADYEKLDRPSPEARARLMRDGFGPEPRRFRAFLAEVDGRAVAYAITFETYSSFLALPTLYLEDLFVLPDARRLGIGSAFFRFLAGEAVRRGCGRMEWVVLDWNQLAIDFYDKLGARRMTEWYTYRLTGDQLREMSEGDRTAEASPS; encoded by the coding sequence ATGCCTGAGCCCGTCATCCGCCCCGCCGCCGAAGCGGACGCCGAGACGTTCCTGGCGCTCGTGGACGCGCTGGCCGACTACGAGAAGCTGGACCGCCCCTCGCCCGAGGCGCGCGCCCGCCTGATGCGCGACGGCTTCGGGCCGGAGCCGCGCCGCTTCCGCGCCTTCCTGGCCGAGGTGGACGGGCGCGCCGTGGCCTACGCCATCACCTTCGAGACGTACTCGTCATTCCTGGCGCTGCCCACGCTGTACCTGGAAGACCTGTTCGTGCTGCCGGACGCGCGGCGCCTGGGCATCGGCTCCGCATTCTTCCGCTTCCTCGCGGGCGAGGCGGTGCGCCGCGGCTGCGGGCGGATGGAGTGGGTAGTGCTGGACTGGAACCAGCTCGCCATCGACTTCTACGACAAGCTGGGCGCCCGCCGCATGACCGAGTGGTACACCTACCGCCTCACCGGGGACCAGCTCCGCGAGATGTCGGAGGGTGATCGGACGGCTGAGGCGAGTCCTTCCTGA
- a CDS encoding RsmD family RNA methyltransferase, translating to MRIVGGKWAGRHLTSPPDRRVRPTAEWVRDAWLGLLEGDLKGARVLDLFAGTGALGLEAMSRGAKTCDFVETRPSSLHALRANVAALHAREKTRIFKKDALPFATALEAGRYDVAFADPPYDSRQLDRLLDIWNERPFAVLLGVEHSAEHVLPYGGHRHVFEDTAVTLFRASPDKLPAPAETPADA from the coding sequence ATGAGGATCGTGGGAGGGAAGTGGGCCGGCCGCCACCTGACGTCGCCGCCGGACCGGCGCGTGCGCCCCACCGCCGAGTGGGTGCGCGACGCGTGGCTGGGGCTGCTGGAGGGCGACCTGAAGGGCGCGCGCGTGCTCGACCTCTTCGCCGGCACCGGCGCGCTGGGGCTGGAGGCGATGTCGCGCGGCGCCAAGACCTGCGACTTCGTGGAGACGCGACCGTCGTCGCTGCACGCGCTGCGGGCGAACGTCGCGGCGCTGCACGCCCGCGAGAAGACGCGCATCTTCAAGAAAGACGCGCTGCCCTTCGCCACCGCGCTGGAGGCCGGCCGCTACGACGTGGCCTTCGCCGACCCGCCGTACGACTCGCGCCAGCTGGACCGCCTGCTCGACATCTGGAACGAGCGGCCCTTCGCCGTGCTGCTCGGCGTGGAGCATTCGGCCGAGCACGTGCTGCCGTACGGCGGCCACCGCCACGTCTTCGAAGACACCGCGGTCACGCTCTTCCGCGCATCTCCCGACAAGCTCCCCGCCCCCGCCGAAACCCCGGCCGATGCCTGA
- a CDS encoding ArsC/Spx/MgsR family protein — MEVQIFGTKSCNETKKALRFFKERRIKTHFIDLKERAASAGELRRFAQKFGAAALLDREGKRFRDRGLHVAHLAEPRILPLLEEDPLLLVTPLVRGGNNLTLGWNEAQWKEWTQ, encoded by the coding sequence ATGGAAGTACAGATCTTCGGCACCAAGAGCTGCAACGAGACGAAGAAGGCGCTGCGGTTCTTCAAGGAGCGCCGCATCAAGACGCACTTCATAGACCTGAAGGAGCGCGCCGCGTCTGCCGGCGAGCTGCGGCGGTTCGCGCAGAAGTTCGGCGCGGCGGCGCTGCTGGACCGCGAGGGCAAGCGCTTCCGCGACCGCGGGCTGCACGTGGCGCACCTCGCCGAGCCGCGCATCCTCCCGCTGCTGGAGGAAGACCCGCTGCTGCTGGTGACGCCGCTGGTGCGCGGCGGGAACAACCTCACCCTGGGATGGAACGAGGCGCAGTGGAAGGAATGGACGCAGTGA
- a CDS encoding DUF4105 domain-containing protein has translation MKRLLTVLALAASAMASPVRAAVRPASPEAVVPPVRPSTQQPTATEPGIVASPQFPGVPRTPVAAPNGDSVRVYVMTFGPGDDVWEKFGHNAIWVHDPVAGTDQAYNYGMFDFRQENFVLRFVQGRMLYWMAGFDAGFTLDHYRQQNRDVWVQELNLTPAQRAELRDFLVWNQRDENRFYRYDYYRDNCSTRVRDAMDRVLHGALRARWGNVPTATTYRSHTERLTADDVPTYTGLMIGLAQPADRRITAWEEMFLPMRLRDYLRTAGTHDAAGRVVPLVRTERQMVQAVGRPAERTAPPQRIAWYLLAGVTIGGVIVLLGMRARRSGAARFGFAALASLWLILIGFGGLILLGLWTLTDHAIAYRNENLFQFDPVALPLILLVPCMAYGARWAARPAARIAVIAAALSVLGFALQALPWFYQVNGVVIALALPVHVALAYTALRLRDEVLAQPRPFASAPADTSKRPAQRRARNA, from the coding sequence GTGAAGCGCCTTTTGACCGTGCTCGCCCTGGCCGCATCCGCCATGGCGTCGCCCGTGCGCGCCGCCGTCCGCCCCGCATCTCCCGAAGCCGTCGTGCCGCCGGTGCGCCCGTCCACGCAGCAGCCGACCGCAACGGAGCCGGGCATCGTCGCGTCACCCCAGTTCCCGGGCGTGCCGCGGACGCCCGTCGCGGCGCCCAACGGCGACTCGGTGCGCGTGTACGTGATGACGTTCGGGCCGGGCGACGACGTGTGGGAGAAGTTCGGCCACAACGCCATCTGGGTGCACGACCCCGTGGCGGGGACCGACCAGGCGTACAATTACGGCATGTTCGACTTCCGCCAGGAGAACTTCGTCCTCCGCTTCGTGCAGGGGCGGATGCTGTACTGGATGGCGGGCTTCGACGCGGGCTTCACGCTGGACCACTACCGGCAGCAGAACCGCGACGTGTGGGTGCAGGAGCTGAACCTGACGCCCGCGCAGCGCGCCGAGCTGCGCGACTTCCTGGTGTGGAACCAGCGCGACGAGAACCGCTTCTACCGATACGACTACTACCGCGACAACTGCTCCACGCGCGTCCGCGACGCCATGGACCGCGTGCTGCACGGCGCGCTGCGGGCGCGCTGGGGCAACGTGCCGACCGCGACCACGTACCGCTCGCACACCGAGCGCCTCACGGCCGACGACGTGCCCACGTACACGGGGCTGATGATCGGCCTCGCCCAGCCCGCGGACCGCCGCATCACCGCGTGGGAGGAGATGTTCCTGCCCATGCGCCTGCGCGACTACCTGCGCACGGCGGGCACGCACGATGCCGCCGGCCGCGTGGTGCCGCTGGTGCGCACCGAGCGGCAGATGGTGCAGGCCGTCGGCCGCCCGGCCGAGCGAACGGCGCCGCCGCAGCGGATCGCGTGGTACCTGCTCGCCGGCGTCACCATCGGCGGGGTGATCGTGCTGCTGGGGATGCGCGCGCGGCGCAGCGGTGCGGCGCGCTTCGGCTTCGCGGCGCTGGCCTCGCTGTGGCTGATCCTCATCGGCTTCGGCGGGCTGATCCTGCTGGGACTCTGGACGCTGACCGACCACGCGATCGCGTACCGGAACGAGAACCTGTTCCAGTTCGATCCCGTGGCGCTGCCGCTGATCCTGCTGGTGCCGTGCATGGCGTACGGCGCACGCTGGGCCGCGAGGCCGGCGGCGCGGATCGCGGTGATCGCCGCCGCGCTTTCGGTGCTCGGGTTCGCGCTCCAGGCGTTGCCGTGGTTCTACCAGGTCAACGGCGTCGTCATCGCCCTCGCGCTGCCGGTGCACGTGGCGCTGGCCTACACCGCCCTCCGTCTCCGCGACGAAGTGCTCGCGCAGCCGCGCCCGTTCGCGAGCGCGCCTGCGGACACGTCCAAGCGCCCGGCCCAACGCCGCGCCCGCAACGCATAG